In Castor canadensis chromosome 11, mCasCan1.hap1v2, whole genome shotgun sequence, a single genomic region encodes these proteins:
- the Rad51d gene encoding DNA repair protein RAD51 homolog 4 isoform X1 has product MGVLKAGLCPGLTEEMVQLLRSGGIRTVVDLAAADLEEVAQKCGLSYKALVALRRVLLAQFSAFPLNGADVYEEVKTSTAILSTGIGSLDKLLDAGLYTGEVTEIVGGPGSGKTQLCLCVAAHMTHSLQQNVLYVDSNGGLTASRLLQLLQAMTQDEEEQAAALQRIQVAHVFDIFQMLEVLQDLRDTVAKQVMGSSGIVKVVVVDSVTAVVSPLMGGQQREGLALMVQLARELKTLARDFGMAVVVTNHLTRDRDSGRVKPALGRSWSFVPSTRILLDTKEAGASGSSQRTVCLTKSPRQKYCCPLPPSTWDCRSTQADQKRCLTLWGST; this is encoded by the exons ATGGGGGTGCTGAAGGCCGGACTGTGCCCGGGCCTCACCGAGGAGATGGTCCAGCTTCTGAGGAGCGGCGGGATCAGGACAG tggtGGATCTGGCAGCTGCAGACCTGGAGGAGGTCGCCCAGAAGTGTGGCTTGTCCTATAAG GCCCTGGTCGCCCTGAGGCGGGTGCTGCTGGCCCAGTTCTCAGCTTTCCCCTTGAATGGCGCCGACGTCTATGAGGAAGTGAAGACCTCCACTGCCATCCTGTCCACCGGCATTGGGAG TCTGGATAAACTTCTCGATGCTGGTCTCTATACTGGAGAAGTGACTGAAATTGTAGGAGGACCAGGTAGCGGCAAAACCCAG TTATGCCTTTGCGTGGCTGCACACATGACCCACAGTCTGCAGCAGAATGTCCTATATGTTGATTCTAATGGAGGGCTGACAGCCTCCCGCCTCCTCCAGCTACTGCAGGCTATGACCCAGGATGAAGAGGAACAG GCAGCTGCTCTCCAGAGGATCCAGGTGGCACATGTGTTTGATATCTTCCAGATGCTGGAGGTCCTGCAGGACCTCCGAGATACTGTGGCCAAGCAG GTAATGGGTTCTTCAGGGATTGTGAAGGTGGTGGTTGTGGACTCGGTCACAGCGGTGGTCTCCCCACTCATGGGAGGTCAGCAGAGGGAAG gcctggccttgaTGGTGCAGCTGGCTCGGGAGCTGAAGACCCTGGCCCGGGACTTCGGCATGGCTGTGGTG GTGACCAACCACTTGACCCGAGACAGGGACAGTGGGAGGGTCAAACCTGCCCTCGGACGCTCCTGGAGCTTTGTGCCCAGCACCCGGATTCTACTAGACACTAAGGAGGCAGGAGCGTCAGGCAGCAGCCAGCGCACAGTGTGTCTGACCAAGTCTCCCCGTCAG AAATATTGCTGCCCACTGCCACCCAGCACCTGGGACTGCAGAAGTACTCAGGCTGATCAGAAGAGATGTCTCACTCTCTGGGGAAGCACATGA
- the Rad51d gene encoding DNA repair protein RAD51 homolog 4 isoform X2 codes for MGVLKAGLCPGLTEEMVQLLRSGGIRTVVDLAAADLEEVAQKCGLSYKALVALRRVLLAQFSAFPLNGADVYEEVKTSTAILSTGIGSLDKLLDAGLYTGEVTEIVGGPGSGKTQLCLCVAAHMTHSLQQNVLYVDSNGGLTASRLLQLLQAMTQDEEEQAAALQRIQVAHVFDIFQMLEVLQDLRDTVAKQVMGSSGIVKVVVVDSVTAVVSPLMGGQQREGLALMVQLARELKTLARDFGMAVVVTNHLTRDRDSGRVKPALGRSWSFVPSTRILLDTKEAGASGSSQRTVCLTKSPRQPTGLQEVVDIGTWGTPEQSPVVQGEET; via the exons ATGGGGGTGCTGAAGGCCGGACTGTGCCCGGGCCTCACCGAGGAGATGGTCCAGCTTCTGAGGAGCGGCGGGATCAGGACAG tggtGGATCTGGCAGCTGCAGACCTGGAGGAGGTCGCCCAGAAGTGTGGCTTGTCCTATAAG GCCCTGGTCGCCCTGAGGCGGGTGCTGCTGGCCCAGTTCTCAGCTTTCCCCTTGAATGGCGCCGACGTCTATGAGGAAGTGAAGACCTCCACTGCCATCCTGTCCACCGGCATTGGGAG TCTGGATAAACTTCTCGATGCTGGTCTCTATACTGGAGAAGTGACTGAAATTGTAGGAGGACCAGGTAGCGGCAAAACCCAG TTATGCCTTTGCGTGGCTGCACACATGACCCACAGTCTGCAGCAGAATGTCCTATATGTTGATTCTAATGGAGGGCTGACAGCCTCCCGCCTCCTCCAGCTACTGCAGGCTATGACCCAGGATGAAGAGGAACAG GCAGCTGCTCTCCAGAGGATCCAGGTGGCACATGTGTTTGATATCTTCCAGATGCTGGAGGTCCTGCAGGACCTCCGAGATACTGTGGCCAAGCAG GTAATGGGTTCTTCAGGGATTGTGAAGGTGGTGGTTGTGGACTCGGTCACAGCGGTGGTCTCCCCACTCATGGGAGGTCAGCAGAGGGAAG gcctggccttgaTGGTGCAGCTGGCTCGGGAGCTGAAGACCCTGGCCCGGGACTTCGGCATGGCTGTGGTG GTGACCAACCACTTGACCCGAGACAGGGACAGTGGGAGGGTCAAACCTGCCCTCGGACGCTCCTGGAGCTTTGTGCCCAGCACCCGGATTCTACTAGACACTAAGGAGGCAGGAGCGTCAGGCAGCAGCCAGCGCACAGTGTGTCTGACCAAGTCTCCCCGTCAG CCAACAGGACTCCAGGAGGTGGTAGACATTGGGACATGGGGCACTCCAGAGCAGAGCCCAGTGGTACAGGGAGAGGAGACATGA